TCTTCCGCAGCAATATCGTTACCCCCGCCCATATAAATTCCAGCACCGCCAACGATGCAAAAATATTGATTGCATACTGGTCGGCGGTTGTCATCCAACCTGCTGTAGCGGACTGGAATTGGGCGGCTAAACCGTTTAATGTGCCGCCCGGGCCTGTGGTAGACAAGGTGATGAGATTCATGTTGCCACTCCTGATGATGAGATAAAGGGTTCCATCAGGTAATGGCCATCGGGGACCTATTTGCGTCCCCCTTCGATTAGAGGACTAGAGCTCCAGCTTGCGTCACGGACAGGGCAGCATCGCCATGGCTACTGGCGATATGAAAAGCCGCTCCTCCTGTACCAATGCCTCCAAAGTGTTCCCGGTTAATGATTTTGTCCACTTCATCTTGAATGCGAGGTGAACATTGTTGGCTATTGAGGACGATAGTCGCTATAGCTGACGTATCAGGCCCGATGGAATCAGGGGTTAGCTTAATGCTCGCACAGCCGCCGATCCCGGTCTTATCCATCTCGCTGGTTTGGGTTGTTTGCCCGGCTTGCGCTGCTGCTCTGGCCGCACTAACGAAACGCTGACTGCTGGTGAATGCATCGCTTATAGCATGGGCTTCTTGCATGCGCCCTTTCGATGCAGCATTTGCCGCCCGACAGGACTTGCTGCGCTGCTTAGTCGCAAGCGGCTGTTTTCCACACCAAATAATTTCTGCTGTCTGGGCGGATGTGTGCGCCTCGTACCATTTTGCCGTATGTCCACTCTCTGGGCCTTTATTGGCGCACCCAGCTAGAGCTACCAAGCTTATAAGAGTAACGGCATATATTTTTGTTTTAAGCAACATCGTTTTTCTCCTGTTGAATTGAATTGCTTCAGGGGGGCATGCTGCCCCCAATAGTATCAGGGATATGCTGTACACTTAGGGCGTAGACTGCGTAATAGCTACGGGAGGCAACGTTAAAAGGCTTTGCCCATTCTGAGCATCTGCAAGATCCTGTTGCTGTCCGCTCACAAAGGCTTTCTGATCGTTTGTTGCTGTGTTGTCCGCGCTGGTCACCTGCGACTCATAAGCCCCCTGGGCAGCTGCTTCGGCCATGACATCCTGCTGCAGCTCCTGAATCTGACCGACCTCAACACCTGCGATGCCGTCAGCAGCCTGTAATGCCGCCATGCGCCCCGATGCGGATTGCCCGGCATTTACCAGTGTCTGTGTCCCACTCTGCACATTGGCAAACTGAGCCGACTGCAAATTGAACTGCCGAAGCATGGATTTGATCTGATCGTCCGTGTTCGCATTCCAACTACTCAAGGACTGTGAATAGCTGCTACCCAGCGGGGGCATTCCGTTGCCATAGAGATTGTTGAAGTTCGTCCCGATGTTCTGAGCGGAATAAGCCAGACCTTTCGCATTTTGCACAACGGTCATCAGCGCCCCGATAGGGGCGGTCACTGACTGCCATAGTTGGATCGGCACCTGTTCCAGGTTGAGGGCCTGGTTGTAGACCATCTGGATCTGGTTCTGCACCGATTCCGCCTGCTTCGCCAGCGACATGACGGCCGTTATCTCCTGTACGATCTGCTCCGGCATCGTCGCGCCGCCGGTCAAGGTGCCTGCAAAAGCGGCAACCGGGGCCACCATAGCAAGGGATACCGCTGCTGCTAACACTAACTGTTTGGTATTCATGTTCTCTCTCCAGGCAATGAGCACGCTGCTCTCTTGCCCCCTAATGGCCATCGGCGACCTGTTTGCGCTCTCATGACAGGGGCACCGCCCGGGTCCGTCCCCTCGCACCACGCAGGATGGCCACCTGTTCACCGACGTTCAAACCGGGATTTCCGATCTCGGGAACGCCAATCAGTTGGCCCGTGTTCAGCCGCACCATGACTTCGGTGCCGTGAATCTCACCGGGGGTCAGGGCATGCCCTACCAGCATCCCGCCGACAAGGCCGATGATCGCGCCAATCGCGTTACCCCCGACCGCATATCCAATGGCACCGCCACCGATGCCACCCATGGCGCCGTTCGCATTGGGTGCTGCAGAGTCCCTGAT
This sequence is a window from Acidithiobacillus ferridurans. Protein-coding genes within it:
- the trbJ gene encoding P-type conjugative transfer protein TrbJ gives rise to the protein MNTKQLVLAAAVSLAMVAPVAAFAGTLTGGATMPEQIVQEITAVMSLAKQAESVQNQIQMVYNQALNLEQVPIQLWQSVTAPIGALMTVVQNAKGLAYSAQNIGTNFNNLYGNGMPPLGSSYSQSLSSWNANTDDQIKSMLRQFNLQSAQFANVQSGTQTLVNAGQSASGRMAALQAADGIAGVEVGQIQELQQDVMAEAAAQGAYESQVTSADNTATNDQKAFVSGQQQDLADAQNGQSLLTLPPVAITQSTP